A region of the Streptomyces durocortorensis genome:
GGGGATGTTGAGGGAACCGGGGAGATGGCCACCGGCGTACTCACCGGGGGTACGGACGTCGATGACGATCAGCTCGTGGAGGCGGTCGCGAGTCTCGTGGATGGCAAGGGAGGCGGGCGTGGTCATGACGGGTGTCGTCCTTTTCTGGCTGTGGGGTCCCCACCAAAGGGGAGTACATTACCCCTGGGGGTATCTCATGAGGAGTGATGATGGAACTTGATCTGGCGGGAGCGGAGCTCAAGGCGGTCCTGAACCGGCTGCGCCGGGCGCAGGGGCAGATCGCCGGGGTGATCCGGATGATCGAGGAGGGGCGGGACTGCGAGGAGGTCGTGACACAGCTGGCGGCGGCGTCGCGAGCGCTGGACCGGGCCGGGTTCGCGATCATCGCCACCGGGCTCCAGCAGTGCCTCACCGAGATGGAGGACGGTCGGCGTTCCGGTGAGTCCCGGGACGAGATGCGCGCCCGGCTGGAGAAGCTCTTCCTCTCACTCGCCTGACACCGGGGCGTCCCTCGTGCTCAGGCGACCACGTCGATGGCCATGAAAGCCGCCACCGCGAGCAGCGTGAACGCGAAGACTCGCTGCAGAGTGGCACCGGCGACCTTCGCCGCCAGCCGTTTGCCG
Encoded here:
- a CDS encoding metal-sensitive transcriptional regulator; translation: MELDLAGAELKAVLNRLRRAQGQIAGVIRMIEEGRDCEEVVTQLAAASRALDRAGFAIIATGLQQCLTEMEDGRRSGESRDEMRARLEKLFLSLA